A region of Streptomyces sp. R44 DNA encodes the following proteins:
- a CDS encoding MaoC family dehydratase: MRYFEDFRPGDIHELGTVTVTAEEVLEFGRRFDPQPFHTDPERAEDSPFGGLIASGFHTQAMFMRRYVDGLLAYSACTGSPGIDEVRYLRPVRPGDVLTARVEILGSTPSPFNPATGTVKPRCTLVAADGTAVFSMILHSIFRRRPADSEAGHLSSMPAAEDPVACGRPAKSCVPAMSA; encoded by the coding sequence ATGCGCTACTTCGAGGACTTCCGGCCCGGCGACATCCACGAGCTGGGCACCGTCACCGTCACGGCGGAGGAGGTGCTGGAGTTCGGCAGGCGCTTCGACCCGCAGCCCTTCCACACGGACCCCGAGCGCGCCGAGGACTCCCCGTTCGGCGGTCTGATCGCGAGCGGGTTCCACACCCAGGCGATGTTCATGCGGCGCTACGTCGACGGACTGCTCGCCTACAGCGCCTGTACGGGCTCGCCCGGCATCGACGAAGTCCGCTATCTGCGGCCCGTCCGCCCGGGTGACGTCCTCACCGCGCGCGTCGAGATCCTCGGCTCCACCCCGTCGCCGTTCAACCCCGCCACCGGCACCGTCAAGCCGCGGTGCACGCTCGTGGCCGCCGACGGGACGGCCGTGTTCAGCATGATCCTGCACAGCATCTTCCGCCGCCGCCCCGCCGACTCCGAGGCCGGCCATCTGTCGTCGATGCCCGCGGCCGAGGACCCCGTCGCCTGTGGGCGGCCGGCCAAGAGCTGTGTCCCGGCCATGAGCGCCTGA
- a CDS encoding class I SAM-dependent methyltransferase, whose amino-acid sequence MEAVSRTAQWTAAARALETEREDRLFADPYARTVADETGFELLARYDGGGIVPFLAIRTTYLDRAVVKAVEERGIRQVVFLAAGMDTRFFRLPWPDGVTVYELDRPALLETKAEMLKDEPQPAGRTRIAVPVDLTQDWTGPLKEAGWKSEEPVLWVVEGLLFFLPEQAVRTLISTLSAHAAPGSVLLGDVISKSALENPLARGFMKALDEDGNPWLFGTEEPEALLADCGWAVREVRQPGEPGADFDRWPYPVPARSVPRVPRSFLFTCDLPTYEEEKAA is encoded by the coding sequence GTGGAGGCCGTATCCCGCACCGCCCAGTGGACCGCCGCCGCGCGCGCCCTGGAGACCGAGCGCGAGGACCGGCTGTTCGCCGATCCCTACGCGCGCACCGTCGCCGACGAGACCGGCTTCGAACTGCTCGCGCGCTACGACGGGGGCGGCATCGTGCCGTTCCTCGCCATCCGCACCACCTACCTCGACCGGGCCGTCGTGAAGGCGGTGGAGGAGCGCGGCATCCGCCAGGTCGTCTTCCTCGCCGCCGGCATGGACACCCGCTTCTTCCGGCTGCCCTGGCCCGACGGCGTCACCGTCTACGAGCTCGACCGCCCGGCCCTCCTGGAGACCAAGGCCGAGATGCTCAAGGATGAGCCGCAGCCCGCCGGTCGCACCCGGATCGCGGTGCCCGTCGACCTCACGCAGGACTGGACCGGCCCCCTGAAGGAGGCCGGCTGGAAGAGCGAGGAGCCCGTCCTGTGGGTGGTCGAGGGCCTGCTGTTCTTCCTGCCCGAGCAGGCCGTACGGACCCTGATCTCGACCCTCTCCGCGCACGCCGCGCCCGGCTCCGTGCTGCTCGGCGACGTCATCTCCAAGTCCGCCCTGGAGAACCCGCTCGCCCGCGGCTTCATGAAGGCCCTGGACGAGGACGGCAACCCGTGGCTCTTCGGCACGGAGGAGCCCGAGGCACTGCTCGCCGACTGCGGCTGGGCCGTGCGCGAGGTCAGGCAGCCCGGTGAGCCCGGCGCCGACTTCGACCGCTGGCCCTACCCGGTGCCGGCCCGCTCGGTGCCGCGCGTCCCCCGCTCCTTCCTGTTCACCTGCGATCTCCCCACGTACGAGGAGGAGAAGGCCGCATGA
- a CDS encoding PLP-dependent aspartate aminotransferase family protein, with protein sequence MELNTQAVHVFNEPFPSGSWPLSVPLVQSSAFAFDSAAELADAMADPDGRYVYSRRGNPTVRALEQTLAGLEGGEGAIAFASGMGAVSGVLLALLRPGDRVVAQRCLYGGTHAVLTDLAERYGIEVVRISGDDPAEFEAAAVHPATRLLVLETIANPTGQVPDLPGLLTAARAHGVVGVVDNSLASPVLCRPLELGADIVVHSTTKYLSGHSDVLGGAAVFADDALRRRVWPRTVELGACADPFAAWLTLRGIPTLPLRMREHCANAAALAELLAARAGVTAVHYPWRPDHPSYDTARKVLAGGGGMLSFELAGGREAGRAFIERVRLAKLALSLGGVETLVAHPASTSHRELDEGELAAAGIASGLVRMSVGIEDVEDLWGDLEQAL encoded by the coding sequence GTGGAACTGAACACCCAAGCCGTGCACGTCTTCAACGAGCCCTTTCCCTCGGGAAGTTGGCCGCTCTCCGTGCCTCTCGTGCAGTCCTCCGCCTTCGCCTTCGACTCCGCAGCCGAGCTCGCGGACGCGATGGCCGACCCCGACGGGCGATACGTCTACAGCCGCCGCGGCAACCCGACCGTACGCGCCCTGGAGCAGACCCTCGCCGGCCTGGAGGGGGGCGAGGGCGCCATCGCCTTCGCCTCCGGCATGGGCGCCGTCAGCGGGGTGCTCCTCGCGCTGCTCCGGCCCGGCGACCGGGTCGTCGCCCAGCGCTGCCTGTACGGGGGGACGCACGCCGTCCTGACCGACCTGGCCGAGCGGTACGGAATCGAGGTCGTACGGATATCCGGCGACGACCCGGCCGAGTTCGAGGCCGCCGCCGTGCACCCCGCCACCCGGCTCCTCGTCCTGGAGACGATCGCCAACCCCACCGGCCAGGTCCCGGATCTGCCCGGTCTGCTCACCGCCGCCCGCGCCCACGGGGTCGTCGGCGTCGTCGACAACTCGCTCGCCTCGCCCGTCCTGTGCCGCCCCCTGGAGCTCGGCGCCGACATCGTCGTGCACTCCACCACCAAGTACCTCTCCGGGCACTCCGACGTCCTCGGTGGCGCCGCCGTCTTCGCCGACGACGCACTGCGCCGCCGGGTCTGGCCCCGCACGGTCGAACTCGGCGCCTGCGCCGACCCGTTCGCCGCCTGGCTCACCCTGCGCGGGATCCCCACGCTGCCCCTGCGGATGCGCGAGCACTGCGCCAACGCCGCCGCCCTCGCCGAGCTGCTCGCGGCCCGCGCCGGCGTCACGGCCGTGCACTACCCCTGGCGCCCGGACCACCCCTCGTACGACACGGCCCGGAAGGTCCTGGCCGGCGGTGGCGGGATGCTCTCCTTCGAGCTCGCCGGGGGCCGGGAGGCGGGCCGGGCCTTCATCGAGCGCGTACGGCTGGCGAAGCTCGCGCTCTCGCTCGGCGGCGTGGAGACGCTCGTCGCGCATCCCGCGTCCACCTCCCATCGCGAGCTGGACGAGGGCGAGTTGGCGGCGGCGGGGATCGCGAGTGGGCTCGTGCGTATGTCGGTGGGCATCGAGGACGTGGAGGACCTGTGGGGCGATCTGGAGCAAGCACTGTGA
- a CDS encoding class I SAM-dependent methyltransferase produces MSAHDFHQKVITDAGAAVRGLTVALGERLGLYKALAEHGPLTAGQLAEETGTDTRYIEEWLHAQLSAGYVERHPSSLTYTLPADHVEVLADPKAVTYAAGFFTALKALYATEDLLVEAYRTGDGVGWAEHDAALDTGMGSFFQPTYEHKLVPDWLPALHQVTDKLAAGGTVADVGCGVGHTTLLIAKAFPNATVHGFDYSEEAISIARELAEEAGLSDRVVFEVASADDYPGSGYDLVCFFNALHDMGDPVAAAQHVHKSLEADGTWMLVESNVSPQDIDTQTPAARMFMALSAVMCLPVAVAQRGPHALGNHSGEKAFRAIAEEAGFTRWRRATETPVNAVYEVRP; encoded by the coding sequence ATGAGCGCCCACGACTTCCACCAGAAGGTCATCACCGACGCCGGCGCCGCCGTCCGCGGTCTGACCGTCGCCCTCGGCGAGCGCCTCGGGCTCTACAAGGCCCTCGCGGAGCACGGCCCGCTCACCGCCGGGCAGCTGGCGGAGGAGACCGGCACGGACACGCGCTACATCGAGGAGTGGCTGCACGCCCAGCTCTCCGCCGGGTACGTCGAGCGGCACCCCAGCTCCCTCACGTACACGCTCCCCGCCGACCACGTCGAGGTCCTCGCCGACCCGAAGGCCGTCACGTACGCCGCCGGGTTCTTCACCGCCCTCAAGGCGCTGTACGCCACCGAGGACCTGCTCGTCGAGGCGTACCGCACCGGCGACGGCGTCGGCTGGGCCGAGCACGACGCGGCCCTGGACACCGGCATGGGCTCCTTCTTCCAGCCCACGTACGAGCACAAGCTCGTCCCGGACTGGCTGCCCGCCCTCCACCAGGTCACCGACAAGCTCGCAGCGGGCGGCACCGTCGCCGACGTCGGCTGCGGCGTCGGCCACACCACCCTCCTCATCGCGAAGGCCTTCCCGAACGCCACCGTCCACGGCTTCGACTACTCCGAGGAGGCCATCTCGATCGCACGGGAGCTCGCCGAGGAGGCCGGTCTCTCCGACCGGGTCGTCTTCGAGGTCGCCTCCGCCGACGACTACCCGGGCTCCGGCTACGACCTGGTGTGCTTCTTCAACGCCCTGCACGACATGGGCGACCCGGTCGCCGCCGCCCAGCACGTCCACAAGTCGCTCGAAGCGGACGGCACCTGGATGCTCGTCGAGTCCAACGTCTCCCCGCAGGACATCGACACCCAGACCCCCGCCGCCCGCATGTTCATGGCCCTGTCCGCCGTGATGTGCCTGCCCGTCGCCGTCGCGCAGCGCGGCCCGCACGCCCTCGGCAACCACTCCGGCGAGAAGGCCTTCCGCGCCATCGCCGAGGAGGCCGGCTTCACCCGCTGGCGGCGCGCCACGGAGACCCCGGTCAACGCGGTCTACGAAGTCCGCCCGTAA